From a single Geoalkalibacter sp. genomic region:
- a CDS encoding ATP-binding protein, with protein MEMHQPETCFAPSERVDAQRIALQAQQFAPNSLVRELLDAVPSLLAVLNPQRQIVFSNRALLAFLAAGDDTLGRGLRPGELFGCVNSTLRPGGCGTAEACRHCGAVNAILAGLAGRRDVQEVRLTSEHQGRHEALDLRVHTTPFFHHGEQFVIFAIEDISHQKRRAALEHIFFHDILNLAGSVKSFSEVLSLQPADPELPEILQLISSAAAQIVDEIHAQRMLLAAENRELQATPSTLNARALIHQAADLYRRHPAAMDKELRIEDAEQDLWFVSDAALLGRVLGNMVKNALEASRSGDRVTLGCHRQGEQMQFWVQNPGVIPQHLQPFLFQRSFSTKGHGRGLGTYSMRLLTEDYLGGTLSFVSDIDRGTTFFAAYPLSFSPRAPSSR; from the coding sequence ATGGAAATGCACCAGCCTGAAACCTGCTTTGCCCCAAGCGAGCGGGTCGACGCCCAACGGATCGCCCTTCAGGCCCAGCAGTTCGCTCCCAACTCCCTGGTTCGCGAACTGCTCGATGCCGTGCCCAGCCTGCTTGCCGTTCTCAATCCGCAGCGCCAGATCGTCTTCAGCAACCGCGCCCTGCTCGCCTTTCTCGCGGCCGGCGACGACACGCTCGGCCGGGGTCTGCGGCCGGGAGAACTCTTCGGTTGCGTCAATTCCACTCTCCGGCCCGGCGGCTGCGGCACGGCCGAGGCCTGTCGCCACTGCGGAGCGGTCAATGCCATCCTGGCCGGTCTGGCCGGGCGCCGCGATGTTCAGGAAGTCCGCCTGACCAGCGAACACCAGGGGCGACACGAGGCCCTCGACCTGCGGGTTCATACCACGCCCTTTTTCCATCATGGCGAGCAATTCGTCATTTTCGCCATCGAGGATATAAGCCACCAGAAGCGCCGCGCCGCGCTGGAGCATATTTTCTTTCATGACATCCTCAACCTGGCGGGCAGCGTGAAAAGCTTTTCCGAAGTGCTGTCGCTGCAGCCCGCGGATCCGGAGCTGCCGGAAATTCTCCAACTCATCAGCTCGGCTGCCGCGCAGATCGTCGACGAAATCCATGCCCAGCGCATGCTGCTCGCGGCCGAAAACCGCGAGCTCCAGGCGACCCCCAGCACTCTCAACGCCCGCGCCCTCATCCACCAGGCCGCCGATCTGTACCGACGCCATCCCGCCGCCATGGACAAGGAGCTCAGGATCGAGGACGCGGAGCAGGACCTGTGGTTCGTCAGCGACGCGGCCCTGCTCGGGCGCGTGCTGGGCAACATGGTCAAAAATGCCCTGGAAGCATCCCGCTCCGGCGACCGGGTGACCCTCGGCTGTCATCGCCAGGGGGAGCAGATGCAGTTCTGGGTTCAAAATCCCGGGGTGATTCCCCAGCACCTTCAGCCCTTTCTCTTCCAGCGCTCCTTTTCAACCAAGGGCCACGGCCGCGGCCTGGGCACCTACAGCATGCGCCTGCTCACCGAGGACTATCTGGGCGGCACCCTGTCCTTCGTCTCCGACATCGACCGGGGCACCACCTTTTTTGCCGCCTATCCCCTCAGCTTTTCACCGCGCGCGCCCTCCAGCCGTTGA
- a CDS encoding cation:proton antiporter domain-containing protein → MQGLSHHEVTVLLAGLGVLLAAARLLGELARRFQLPAVFGEISAGILLGPTVLGTLAPELSNLLFPRSGGGALLLDGITTLAIVLFLLVAGMEADISTVWRQGRAVTTVGLAGILFPFATGFAAAWYLPELMGRDAATPPLLFALFIATALSISALPVIAKTLMDLDLYRSDLGMMIVAAAVFNDLVGWIIFAVILGMLGLTGSAGFSIGATIALTLIFAALMLTLVRWSIHRMLPWIQAHASWPGGQLGFTLSVALLGAAFTEWIGVHAIFGAFLVGVAMGDTPHFRERIRGVIDQFVSFFFAPLFFASIGLKVNFIAHFDPLLVAVVLIIACLGKVLGCGFGGRLAGLSHRESWAIGFGMNARGAMEIILGLLALRVGLINEPLFVALVVMAISTSLMSGPAIQHILRLKKPRRFINYLPTRALVRLEARTRDQAVVELAAVLGPLDGVRPETIIDAVLARERLMPTGLGSGVAVPHARLGGLSQPVAALGLSVGGIDFNAPDGKPAQFVLLILTPEDDNGA, encoded by the coding sequence GTGCAGGGGCTGAGTCATCATGAAGTGACGGTGCTGTTGGCCGGCCTCGGCGTCCTGCTGGCCGCGGCCCGTCTGCTCGGCGAACTGGCGCGGCGCTTTCAGCTACCTGCCGTGTTCGGCGAGATTAGCGCGGGCATTTTGCTTGGGCCGACGGTGCTGGGCACCCTGGCGCCGGAGCTCAGCAACCTTTTGTTTCCTCGCAGCGGCGGCGGCGCGCTGCTGCTCGACGGCATCACCACCCTGGCCATCGTGCTGTTTCTGCTGGTGGCAGGCATGGAAGCCGATATCTCAACGGTCTGGCGCCAGGGGCGGGCGGTGACCACCGTGGGCCTGGCCGGCATCCTCTTTCCCTTTGCCACCGGGTTTGCCGCCGCCTGGTACCTGCCCGAACTCATGGGCCGCGATGCCGCCACGCCGCCGTTGCTCTTCGCCCTGTTCATCGCCACGGCCTTGTCGATTTCAGCGCTGCCGGTGATCGCCAAGACCCTCATGGATCTGGATCTCTACCGCAGCGATCTGGGCATGATGATCGTGGCGGCGGCGGTCTTCAACGATCTGGTCGGCTGGATCATTTTCGCCGTCATTCTGGGCATGCTGGGCCTGACGGGCAGCGCCGGTTTCTCCATCGGCGCCACCATCGCTCTGACGCTGATCTTCGCGGCGCTGATGCTCACCCTGGTACGCTGGTCGATCCATCGCATGCTGCCCTGGATCCAGGCCCATGCCAGCTGGCCCGGAGGACAGTTGGGCTTTACGCTCTCGGTGGCCCTGCTGGGGGCCGCCTTTACCGAGTGGATCGGCGTGCACGCCATCTTCGGCGCCTTTCTGGTGGGCGTGGCCATGGGCGACACGCCCCATTTCCGCGAGCGTATCCGCGGGGTCATCGACCAGTTCGTTTCGTTTTTCTTCGCCCCGCTGTTTTTTGCCTCCATCGGCCTCAAGGTGAATTTCATCGCCCATTTCGATCCGCTGCTGGTGGCGGTGGTGCTGATCATCGCCTGTCTCGGCAAGGTGCTGGGCTGTGGCTTCGGCGGACGCCTGGCGGGACTATCGCATCGGGAATCCTGGGCCATCGGCTTCGGCATGAATGCACGCGGCGCCATGGAGATCATTCTCGGCTTGCTGGCGCTGCGCGTCGGGCTGATCAATGAGCCCCTGTTCGTGGCGCTGGTGGTCATGGCCATCTCCACCTCTCTTATGAGCGGGCCGGCCATCCAGCACATCCTGCGCCTGAAAAAGCCGCGCCGATTCATCAATTATCTTCCGACGCGCGCCCTGGTGCGCTTGGAAGCCCGCACCCGCGATCAAGCGGTGGTCGAGTTGGCGGCGGTCCTTGGTCCCCTGGATGGAGTTCGGCCGGAAACCATCATTGATGCGGTGCTGGCCCGCGAACGCCTCATGCCGACGGGCCTGGGCAGCGGTGTTGCGGTGCCCCATGCGCGACTCGGCGGCTTGAGCCAGCCGGTGGCCGCCCTGGGGCTCAGCGTCGGCGGCATCGATTTCAACGCTCCGGACGGCAAGCCCGCCCAGTTTGTCTTGCTGATCCTCACGCCCGAGGACGACAACGGCGCCTAG
- a CDS encoding tellurite resistance TerB family protein — translation MVFDVLKRLLRPAAVEQGETRGAGEPVQVATCVLLLEAAHADETLREVELRLVEKILADKFDLSAEAVGELLALAAQARRESFDLYQFTREINENFAVEQKLAVLENLWRVIFADGHLDSHEEALMRRLTTLLRLSHRQMIEAKLRVQKGRESQGGDEAQG, via the coding sequence ATGGTTTTTGATGTGCTGAAGAGACTTTTGCGACCCGCCGCCGTGGAGCAGGGCGAGACACGGGGCGCGGGCGAACCGGTGCAGGTGGCGACCTGCGTGCTGCTGTTGGAGGCCGCCCATGCCGATGAAACCTTGCGCGAGGTGGAACTGCGCCTGGTGGAAAAGATCCTGGCGGACAAATTCGATCTCTCGGCTGAGGCGGTCGGCGAGTTGCTGGCGCTGGCGGCGCAGGCGCGGCGCGAGAGTTTCGATCTCTACCAGTTCACCCGCGAGATCAACGAGAATTTCGCTGTGGAGCAAAAACTCGCCGTTCTGGAGAATCTGTGGCGGGTGATTTTTGCCGATGGACATCTCGACAGCCATGAGGAGGCGCTGATGCGCCGGCTCACCACGCTGCTGCGCCTGTCCCACCGGCAGATGATCGAGGCCAAGCTCCGGGTGCAAAAGGGCAGGGAAAGCCAGGGGGGCGACGAGGCGCAGGGGTGA
- a CDS encoding class I SAM-dependent methyltransferase has translation MSSAPFNSLTAWAHRLLAEVLGEGDLAVDLTAGNGWDSLFLWRRVAPLGRVLAFDVQPAALDQTARRLREGGAPVCFSKVEILGADPGVRLVEAGHEQVRCCLAEGPRAVVANLGYLPGGDRSLVTRRETTLAALEASLDLLLPGGRLAVIAYPGHVGGREETQAVASLLEALPPKTFEVLALSAANYRAAPRLWVAHKRAG, from the coding sequence GTGAGCTCGGCGCCCTTCAACAGCCTGACCGCCTGGGCTCATCGGCTGCTCGCCGAGGTGCTCGGCGAAGGGGATCTGGCGGTGGATCTGACAGCCGGCAACGGCTGGGACAGCCTTTTTCTCTGGCGCCGGGTGGCGCCCCTGGGACGGGTGCTGGCCTTCGACGTGCAGCCGGCGGCGCTTGATCAGACGGCGCGACGGCTCAGGGAGGGGGGCGCGCCGGTGTGTTTCTCCAAGGTGGAGATCCTGGGCGCGGATCCCGGTGTCCGGCTGGTCGAGGCCGGACATGAGCAGGTGCGGTGTTGCCTGGCCGAGGGACCGCGCGCGGTGGTGGCCAACCTGGGTTATCTGCCGGGCGGCGACCGGAGTCTGGTCACGCGGCGCGAAACGACGCTGGCGGCTTTGGAGGCAAGCCTTGATTTGCTCTTGCCCGGCGGGCGGTTGGCGGTCATCGCCTATCCCGGCCATGTCGGCGGCCGCGAGGAAACGCAGGCCGTGGCGAGCCTGCTGGAGGCGTTGCCGCCGAAAACCTTTGAGGTGCTGGCCCTGTCCGCGGCCAATTACCGCGCGGCGCCGCGTCTCTGGGTGGCGCACAAACGGGCCGGATAA
- a CDS encoding OmpA family protein yields the protein MRKSALSTLVLLAVAGLFTGCAGLKADKQPTEFTPASFAAGQYDAKVNNFQVILDASMTMGDAGQRELQSAKNLASAINRSIPADLTLNGGLRSFGHSDRQSPNLTDLVYGMTSHTQSGFQQGLDKIKYAGGNSPLGAALLAAGQDLAGTQGKSAIIVISDGLQMEDAPAAAKKIKAEMGDRLCIYTIAIGDHAAGRQLLEKVAQAGECGFATTDAALISQAGMASFVEKVFLTPKPGVAPAPAPPAPVAFVDSDGDGVPDHLDQCPDTPRGVIVDERGCPIELKLHIKFDFDKADIRPQHKADIDRAAAFIRQYPQVPYILIAGHTDSVGTDAYNQKLSERRANSVRDALIKQHGIDAKRLVARGYGESQPIATNDTPEGRQLNRRVELICCVVIPQ from the coding sequence ATGAGAAAATCAGCCCTATCAACGCTTGTGCTCCTTGCCGTCGCCGGCCTTTTCACCGGCTGCGCGGGACTCAAGGCCGACAAGCAACCCACGGAATTCACCCCCGCCAGCTTCGCCGCCGGCCAGTATGACGCCAAGGTGAACAACTTCCAGGTGATCCTGGATGCCTCCATGACCATGGGCGACGCCGGACAGCGCGAGTTGCAAAGCGCCAAGAACCTCGCCTCGGCCATCAACCGCAGCATCCCCGCCGACCTCACCCTCAACGGCGGCCTGCGCAGCTTCGGCCATAGCGACCGTCAGTCCCCGAACCTCACCGATCTGGTCTACGGCATGACCAGCCATACCCAAAGCGGGTTCCAGCAGGGCCTCGACAAAATCAAGTACGCCGGCGGCAACAGCCCGCTGGGCGCCGCCCTGCTCGCCGCCGGCCAGGATCTGGCCGGCACCCAGGGCAAATCGGCGATCATCGTCATCAGCGACGGCCTGCAGATGGAAGATGCCCCCGCCGCCGCCAAGAAGATCAAGGCCGAGATGGGGGATCGTCTGTGCATCTACACCATCGCCATCGGCGACCATGCGGCCGGCCGCCAGTTGCTGGAAAAAGTCGCCCAGGCCGGTGAGTGCGGCTTCGCCACCACCGATGCGGCCCTGATTTCCCAGGCCGGCATGGCCTCCTTCGTCGAGAAGGTGTTCCTCACGCCCAAGCCCGGCGTCGCACCCGCCCCCGCGCCCCCGGCTCCCGTGGCCTTTGTCGACAGCGACGGCGACGGCGTGCCCGATCATCTCGACCAGTGCCCCGACACTCCGCGCGGCGTGATCGTCGATGAGCGCGGCTGCCCCATCGAGCTCAAACTCCACATCAAGTTCGATTTCGACAAAGCCGACATCCGTCCGCAGCATAAGGCCGATATCGATCGCGCCGCCGCGTTCATCCGGCAGTATCCCCAGGTGCCCTACATCCTCATCGCCGGGCACACCGACAGCGTCGGCACCGACGCCTACAACCAGAAACTCTCCGAGCGCCGCGCCAATTCGGTGCGCGACGCCCTCATCAAGCAGCACGGCATCGACGCCAAGCGCCTGGTGGCGCGCGGCTACGGCGAAAGCCAGCCCATCGCCACCAACGACACCCCCGAAGGGCGCCAGCTCAACCGTCGTGTCGAACTGATCTGCTGCGTGGTGATTCCCCAGTAA
- the cas6 gene encoding CRISPR system precrRNA processing endoribonuclease RAMP protein Cas6 — translation MLLGRYRFFCRFQEDALLPTYKGSTFRGAFGNALKRVVCAVREKDCGRCLLAQRCLYARVFEPAPRPDGLRLATPPHPYVIEPPLDPGTRYTSGDSFDFNLLLFGEFNDYLPYFVYAFEAMGEQGLGARRGHGMGRYALKCVTSGARQLYNDQTRQLEKPRPDMLRLAPPTDASGTLGVKLVTPLRLKHDNQLQAELPFHLMTRAALRRVSTLFACFGEGEPPLDYRGLVARAQDIEVVCSRLRWCDWQRYSNRQEQAMLMDGMSGEITYRGALGEYLPLLEIARAVHLGKQSAFGLGQIDYSFQPDLPA, via the coding sequence ATGCTGCTGGGACGCTATCGGTTCTTTTGCCGCTTTCAAGAAGATGCTCTACTGCCCACCTACAAAGGCTCGACCTTTCGCGGCGCCTTCGGCAACGCCCTCAAAAGGGTCGTCTGCGCCGTGCGCGAAAAGGACTGCGGACGCTGCCTGCTGGCGCAACGCTGCCTTTACGCCCGGGTCTTCGAACCCGCCCCGCGCCCAGACGGACTGCGCCTGGCCACACCACCCCATCCCTACGTGATCGAACCGCCTCTTGATCCGGGCACCCGATACACCTCGGGGGACTCTTTCGATTTCAACCTGTTGCTGTTCGGAGAATTCAACGACTACCTGCCTTATTTCGTCTATGCCTTCGAAGCCATGGGCGAGCAGGGCCTTGGCGCCAGGCGCGGTCATGGCATGGGACGCTATGCCCTCAAATGCGTCACAAGCGGCGCACGGCAGCTCTACAACGACCAAACCCGCCAGCTAGAGAAGCCCCGACCGGACATGTTGCGCCTGGCTCCGCCCACGGACGCATCAGGAACCCTCGGGGTGAAATTGGTCACGCCCTTGCGTCTCAAGCACGACAATCAACTCCAGGCCGAGCTTCCCTTTCACCTGATGACACGCGCCGCCCTGCGCCGCGTCAGCACCCTGTTCGCCTGTTTCGGCGAAGGTGAGCCCCCCTTGGATTATCGCGGCCTGGTCGCCCGCGCCCAGGATATCGAAGTGGTCTGCTCGCGCCTGCGTTGGTGCGACTGGCAGCGCTACTCCAACCGCCAGGAACAAGCCATGCTCATGGACGGCATGAGCGGCGAGATCACCTACCGCGGCGCCCTCGGCGAATATCTGCCCCTGCTGGAGATCGCCCGCGCGGTGCATCTCGGCAAACAAAGTGCCTTCGGCCTAGGCCAGATCGACTACAGCTTCCAACCGGACCTTCCGGCATGA
- the csm2 gene encoding type III-A CRISPR-associated protein Csm2 yields MNVQFWKNRAEKQIDPDLFSGVAQTLAREVNQERLQSRDKVNKPTQIRKFYDEVMRYQGMVQASPDEFAALLPYIKMLNAKAAYANGRDLVGTQFKAFIDNSLKQIATREDFDIFCTFFEAFMGFYKFCSEKENSSSQPPQNQGPRDFRKGPTIEYRR; encoded by the coding sequence ATGAACGTACAATTCTGGAAAAACCGCGCGGAAAAGCAAATCGATCCTGATCTGTTTTCGGGTGTCGCGCAAACCCTTGCCAGGGAAGTGAACCAGGAGCGCCTGCAAAGCCGCGACAAGGTTAATAAGCCGACCCAAATCCGAAAGTTTTACGATGAGGTAATGCGCTATCAGGGCATGGTGCAAGCCTCGCCTGACGAATTCGCCGCCTTGCTTCCCTACATTAAAATGCTCAATGCCAAAGCCGCTTACGCGAATGGGCGCGATCTTGTCGGAACGCAATTCAAGGCATTTATCGACAATTCGTTGAAACAGATCGCCACCCGTGAGGATTTCGATATTTTCTGTACCTTTTTCGAGGCATTCATGGGTTTTTACAAGTTTTGCTCCGAAAAGGAAAACAGCAGCAGTCAACCGCCTCAGAATCAGGGA
- the cas10 gene encoding type III-A CRISPR-associated protein Cas10/Csm1, translating into MRNSPIETLTLAALLHDVGKFAERADMPLPAGYQLDNAGLYQPYSEVQKRHTHRHALYTAAFIERHAAHLPELTALGDAKSGDSLINLAAMHHKPETPLQWVIAVADRLSSGLDRQTFEGDEAGIAFRDFRKTRLIPIAEELLRPQEFYTGDGPETYRFRYRLEELSPDQVFPAAKGDVEPCDDEAAKTQYRLLFTKFTENLERLEHQRQPALWLDHFLSLWERTTSAIPAATVGKVIPDVSLYDHSRATAALAAALFRYHEVHDNLVEKSIQDQDAEKFLLITGDFYGIQNFIFSEGGSTNRAAAKILRGRSFAVSLLAELAAETLCRALGLPQAAILLNAAGKFTLLAPNLPDTPALVHKVEKDLNQWLVHHFLGETAIGFSMVTASGNDFSKGRFPLLWERLAQAGEARKCRKIDLGRHGGVVSDYLDRFDNRLSPALCPFCGKRPAEMKTRGKPLLGDNEAACGICYDHIQLGAHLIRSDRLALMDRDADFSGNRLMEPLFGRYQLAFDLSDAQAAQLASAGHLLALRHLARAGGCPGKGLAMRYISGYVPIYRENDSQDIERLLHGRKSAKTQDELFDMIKEGGAKSFHHIAKSALRPRADAPEKFTGTEALGILKADVDNLGKLFACGLPSERLNLSRLATFSRQMNNFFSLYLPHLLATESQFSDIYTVFAGGDDLFLIGPWNRIIEFSGVLREAFARFGCGNPQVTLSAGININKPGIPVPALAEQAEDALGAAKNGGRNALTLFGETVGWDQFQQLEDIRRTLEQWQTQGYIGKAMLYRLNELLHLAGREQQLRAAGKPVSLADLECLAWRSKFHYTAVRNVGKALDKETRGKALDDVMRMARWLDEFNAKLKIALWQVLYNQR; encoded by the coding sequence ATGCGGAACAGCCCGATTGAAACTCTCACCCTCGCGGCATTGCTGCATGATGTCGGAAAATTCGCCGAGCGGGCCGACATGCCTTTGCCTGCCGGCTACCAACTTGACAACGCCGGACTGTATCAACCCTACAGCGAAGTCCAAAAGCGCCACACCCACCGTCACGCCCTCTACACGGCGGCCTTCATCGAGCGCCATGCGGCGCATCTACCGGAACTGACGGCCTTGGGCGATGCCAAAAGCGGCGATTCGCTGATCAACCTGGCGGCCATGCACCACAAACCCGAGACGCCTTTGCAATGGGTCATCGCCGTGGCCGATCGTCTGTCGAGCGGTTTGGACAGGCAGACTTTCGAGGGCGATGAAGCAGGCATTGCCTTTCGGGATTTCCGCAAGACACGCCTGATTCCCATTGCCGAGGAATTACTCCGCCCGCAGGAGTTCTACACCGGGGATGGCCCAGAGACGTATCGGTTTCGTTACCGGCTCGAAGAACTCTCCCCCGACCAGGTTTTTCCCGCCGCGAAGGGAGATGTCGAACCTTGCGACGATGAAGCGGCGAAAACCCAGTATCGGTTGCTCTTCACCAAGTTCACCGAAAATCTGGAACGTCTCGAACACCAGCGACAACCCGCCTTGTGGCTTGACCATTTTCTCTCCCTGTGGGAACGGACAACCTCGGCGATACCAGCGGCCACCGTCGGAAAGGTCATTCCCGACGTCTCCCTGTACGACCACAGCCGCGCGACGGCGGCATTGGCCGCCGCGCTGTTTCGCTATCACGAGGTACATGACAACCTGGTCGAAAAGAGCATCCAGGACCAGGATGCCGAGAAATTCCTGCTGATTACCGGAGATTTCTACGGCATCCAGAATTTCATCTTCAGCGAAGGCGGCAGCACCAACCGGGCCGCGGCTAAAATCCTGCGCGGCCGCTCCTTTGCCGTGTCCCTGCTTGCCGAGTTGGCAGCGGAGACCCTTTGTCGTGCGCTGGGCTTGCCTCAGGCCGCCATTTTGCTCAACGCCGCAGGCAAGTTCACACTGCTTGCCCCCAATCTTCCCGACACGCCCGCACTGGTGCACAAGGTGGAAAAGGACCTCAATCAGTGGTTGGTGCACCATTTCCTCGGAGAAACGGCCATCGGCTTCTCCATGGTGACGGCGAGCGGCAACGATTTCAGCAAAGGCCGTTTCCCCTTGTTGTGGGAACGCCTGGCCCAGGCCGGTGAAGCACGCAAGTGCCGAAAAATCGATCTCGGCAGACATGGCGGCGTGGTTTCGGACTACCTCGACCGCTTTGACAACCGCTTGTCTCCCGCCCTTTGTCCATTTTGCGGCAAACGCCCCGCCGAGATGAAAACCCGCGGCAAGCCGCTGCTGGGGGACAATGAAGCCGCCTGCGGCATCTGCTATGACCACATCCAGCTCGGCGCTCATCTGATACGCTCCGACAGGCTTGCGCTCATGGACAGGGATGCCGATTTCAGCGGAAATCGCCTCATGGAGCCCCTGTTCGGCAGGTATCAGCTCGCCTTTGATCTCAGCGACGCGCAGGCGGCGCAACTCGCATCCGCGGGACACCTTTTGGCCTTGCGGCATTTGGCGCGAGCGGGCGGCTGCCCCGGCAAGGGGCTGGCCATGCGTTACATCAGCGGCTATGTGCCGATTTACCGGGAAAACGACTCCCAGGACATCGAGCGGCTCCTGCATGGTCGAAAAAGCGCCAAGACCCAGGATGAACTCTTCGACATGATCAAGGAAGGCGGCGCCAAATCCTTTCACCACATCGCCAAGAGCGCTTTGCGCCCGCGCGCCGATGCGCCGGAAAAATTCACCGGAACCGAGGCGCTGGGCATTCTCAAGGCCGACGTGGACAACCTGGGCAAGCTCTTCGCCTGCGGTTTGCCGTCCGAACGACTCAACTTGTCGCGACTGGCCACCTTCAGCCGCCAGATGAACAATTTCTTCAGTCTCTATTTGCCCCACCTGTTGGCGACCGAAAGTCAGTTCAGCGACATCTATACCGTCTTCGCCGGCGGCGACGACTTGTTTCTCATCGGCCCCTGGAACCGCATCATCGAATTTTCCGGGGTGCTGCGCGAGGCGTTCGCGCGTTTTGGCTGCGGCAATCCGCAGGTCACCCTCTCCGCGGGCATCAACATCAACAAGCCGGGGATCCCGGTGCCGGCCCTCGCCGAGCAGGCCGAAGACGCCCTCGGAGCCGCGAAGAATGGCGGGCGCAATGCCCTCACCCTCTTCGGCGAGACGGTCGGTTGGGACCAATTCCAACAGTTGGAGGACATCCGGCGGACTCTGGAGCAATGGCAGACGCAGGGATACATCGGCAAAGCCATGCTCTATCGTCTCAATGAACTGCTGCATTTGGCCGGGCGCGAGCAACAACTGCGGGCGGCCGGCAAACCCGTCAGCCTGGCGGATCTCGAATGTCTGGCCTGGCGGTCCAAGTTTCACTACACGGCCGTCCGCAATGTCGGCAAGGCCCTCGACAAGGAAACCCGCGGCAAAGCCCTCGACGATGTCATGCGGATGGCGCGATGGCTCGACGAGTTCAACGCCAAGCTCAAAATCGCCCTGTGGCAAGTTCTCTATAACCAGCGCTGA
- the csm6 gene encoding CRISPR-associated ring nuclease Csm6, translated as MKTILLAVCGLSPQVITETLFALHQQGPQIDAIRVLTTRAGKDACLAGLFRAGDGHYYRYLDEYGLPRDAIDFAPRHLLAVLADDGTEIDDIADEYHSERFLRLCMEETFALARDDEQCVLFSIAGGRKTMGACLSLAAQCYARPQDRIYHVLVQPSEFENCRDFYYPPRTPRTIEVLNRERRPCHMSTAEAQITLVPMPFFPLRRQLTPRMLRRPESPAALMLSLVREDKPQLLIDLPQKKIVWKGVECDLTPSLLALYAVLALHKQEAACAKSPCLNCGDCALSVDQILAKQADITRLYQRLTTREAVKSGATALDEEHVGQYRSKINRLIAGTFGDHEARALRVGSRGARPVRYAIGVARELIRVVL; from the coding sequence ATGAAAACCATTCTGCTCGCCGTCTGCGGCCTCTCGCCCCAGGTCATCACCGAAACCCTCTTCGCCCTGCACCAGCAGGGCCCGCAGATCGACGCCATTCGCGTGCTCACCACCCGTGCCGGCAAGGACGCCTGCCTCGCCGGGTTGTTTCGCGCGGGCGACGGCCATTACTACCGCTACCTCGATGAGTACGGCCTGCCCCGCGATGCCATCGACTTCGCGCCGCGTCACCTGCTCGCGGTACTCGCCGACGACGGCACCGAAATCGACGATATCGCCGATGAGTACCACAGCGAACGTTTCCTGCGCCTGTGCATGGAGGAAACCTTCGCCCTCGCCCGCGACGACGAGCAGTGCGTGCTATTCTCCATCGCCGGCGGCCGCAAGACCATGGGCGCCTGCCTGAGCCTCGCCGCCCAGTGTTACGCCCGCCCGCAGGATCGCATCTACCACGTGCTGGTCCAACCGAGCGAGTTCGAGAACTGCCGCGATTTCTACTATCCGCCCAGAACGCCCCGCACCATCGAGGTGCTTAACCGCGAACGCCGCCCCTGCCACATGAGCACCGCCGAGGCGCAAATCACCCTGGTGCCCATGCCCTTTTTTCCCCTGCGGCGGCAACTCACCCCACGCATGCTGCGCAGGCCTGAAAGCCCCGCCGCTCTCATGCTTTCTCTGGTGCGCGAGGACAAGCCGCAACTGCTCATCGATCTGCCGCAGAAGAAAATCGTCTGGAAGGGGGTCGAGTGCGATCTTACGCCATCGCTTCTCGCCCTGTATGCCGTTTTGGCCCTGCACAAGCAGGAAGCCGCCTGCGCGAAATCTCCATGCTTGAATTGCGGGGATTGCGCCCTGAGCGTGGATCAGATCTTGGCCAAACAAGCCGACATCACCCGTCTCTACCAGCGCCTGACCACCCGCGAAGCCGTGAAAAGCGGCGCCACGGCCCTCGACGAGGAGCATGTCGGCCAATATCGCTCCAAGATCAATCGCCTCATCGCCGGCACCTTCGGCGACCACGAAGCCCGCGCCTTGCGCGTCGGCAGCCGGGGGGCACGGCCGGTGCGTTACGCCATCGGGGTGGCGCGGGAGCTGATCCGGGTGGTGCTGTGA